In the Muricauda sp. MAR_2010_75 genome, one interval contains:
- a CDS encoding sugar kinase codes for MMEFVTFGEIMLRLTPSQKGGKLLLAQEFALGYAGAESNVAVSLSFLGNKVSFASKVPNNPMGKAALLGLNQFGVSTDNVLLGGHRMGTYFIELGASIRPSRVVYDREGSAISQMESGELDWDAILQNTKWLHLSGITPALSDQCAKESILAAETAKKYGVKVSFDLNFRRTLWPNGKTARDIFDAIIANSDVIFGNLGALDDVYDLKFSGKDGMERTERAMLKASNLFGVKNLAFTIREHRSASQNKLQGAALKDNETFFSKPYEIQVEDRFGTGDAFAAAYLHSLNKGWEVEKAVEFATAAFALKHTINGDLHTSTEEEILSVVDGNLSGHVIR; via the coding sequence ATGATGGAATTTGTCACCTTTGGGGAAATCATGTTAAGACTAACACCCTCGCAAAAGGGGGGTAAATTGTTACTTGCTCAAGAGTTTGCCTTGGGATACGCAGGAGCAGAATCCAATGTGGCGGTTTCCCTATCCTTTTTGGGAAATAAGGTTTCCTTTGCGAGCAAAGTGCCCAATAATCCCATGGGTAAGGCCGCTTTATTGGGACTTAATCAATTTGGGGTTTCCACCGATAATGTTTTGCTTGGAGGCCATAGAATGGGAACCTACTTTATAGAGTTGGGTGCATCAATCCGGCCATCGCGGGTGGTGTATGATAGAGAGGGTTCCGCAATAAGTCAAATGGAATCTGGAGAATTGGATTGGGATGCTATTTTACAAAATACGAAATGGCTTCATCTTTCCGGAATTACGCCAGCCTTGTCCGATCAATGTGCCAAAGAGTCAATTTTGGCTGCGGAAACCGCTAAAAAATATGGTGTTAAGGTCAGTTTTGATTTAAACTTTAGAAGGACATTATGGCCTAATGGGAAAACGGCTCGGGACATATTTGATGCCATAATAGCAAACTCAGATGTGATTTTTGGCAACTTGGGTGCCTTGGATGATGTATATGATTTAAAATTTTCAGGAAAGGATGGAATGGAGCGAACAGAAAGGGCAATGTTAAAGGCAAGTAACCTTTTCGGGGTAAAAAATCTGGCTTTTACCATACGGGAACATCGCTCCGCTTCGCAAAATAAGCTTCAAGGTGCAGCACTTAAGGACAATGAAACCTTCTTTTCAAAGCCTTATGAGATTCAAGTAGAAGATCGCTTTGGTACAGGGGATGCCTTTGCGGCGGCCTATCTTCACTCTTTGAACAAGGGATGGGAAGTAGAGAAGGCAGTAGAATTTGCTACAGCTGCCTTTGCGCTCAAGCATACCATAAACGGGGATTTGCATACCAGCACGGAGGAAGAAATTCTTTCGGTGGTGGATGGAAATCTATCAGGACATGTGATACGATGA
- the dgoD gene encoding galactonate dehydratase has translation MGQLQIENIELFKVPPRWLFLKITTKEGIIGWGEPVVEGKADTVAACVQELSKHFIGRSANDIEDIWQIIYRGGFYRGGPILMSALAGIDQALWDIKGKSLGVPVHELLGGAVRKKMKMYCWIGGDTPDVVIEQAQSKVKEGYTAVKMNATGAMEWIDSTKKIKSVTKNIQLLREEFGDDLDIGLDFHGRVHKGMMKRLISELEPYSPMFIEEPILGENNGVLEHVYSFTSIPIATGERMFSRWDFKELLHRGVVDIVQPDLSHAGGISEVRRIAAMAEAYDVALAPHCPLGPISLASALQIDFTCINAFIQESSLGIHYNEGYDLLDYMENPEVFDMEDGYISLLKEPGLGVRIDEEKLRSAVNEGHQWSNPIWRNQDGSLAEW, from the coding sequence ATGGGTCAGTTACAGATTGAAAATATTGAACTGTTCAAGGTGCCACCAAGATGGTTGTTCCTTAAAATAACCACCAAGGAAGGCATAATTGGATGGGGTGAACCAGTTGTGGAAGGAAAAGCGGATACGGTTGCTGCATGTGTGCAGGAACTTTCTAAACATTTCATTGGTAGATCAGCAAATGACATTGAAGATATATGGCAAATCATATACCGCGGAGGCTTTTATAGAGGAGGTCCCATATTGATGAGCGCTTTGGCTGGAATTGATCAAGCACTTTGGGATATCAAGGGAAAATCTTTGGGTGTTCCAGTCCATGAATTGCTGGGCGGAGCGGTCAGAAAGAAAATGAAAATGTACTGCTGGATCGGTGGTGATACCCCAGATGTGGTCATTGAACAAGCCCAGTCCAAGGTAAAAGAGGGGTATACGGCGGTAAAAATGAACGCCACAGGTGCAATGGAGTGGATTGATTCCACAAAAAAAATAAAAAGCGTGACCAAGAACATCCAATTGCTCAGAGAGGAATTTGGGGATGACTTGGATATTGGACTTGATTTCCATGGGAGGGTGCACAAAGGGATGATGAAGAGACTCATCTCAGAATTGGAACCCTATAGCCCCATGTTTATTGAAGAGCCCATACTGGGAGAAAACAACGGTGTTCTTGAGCATGTGTATTCCTTTACATCCATTCCCATTGCCACGGGAGAACGTATGTTCTCCAGATGGGATTTTAAGGAACTACTGCACAGGGGTGTTGTTGATATCGTACAGCCCGATCTTAGTCATGCAGGTGGTATATCTGAAGTACGAAGGATTGCGGCCATGGCTGAAGCGTATGATGTGGCTTTGGCGCCGCATTGCCCATTGGGTCCGATTTCATTGGCGTCGGCTTTACAAATTGATTTTACATGCATAAATGCCTTTATTCAAGAAAGCAGCCTGGGCATTCATTATAATGAGGGATATGACCTATTGGACTATATGGAGAACCCAGAAGTTTTTGACATGGAGGATGGCTACATTTCACTTTTAAAAGAACCGGGACTGGGTGTGCGCATTGATGAAGAAAAACTTAGGAGCGCCGTGAACGAGGGCCATCAATGGAGCAACCCAATTTGGAGGAACCAAGATGGTAGTCTTGCTGAATGGTAG
- a CDS encoding aldose epimerase family protein, whose product MIIRSKIKILRRAIALFIVLLCISCKTKQENKSDTLAAAIFSTIKDEDFDTTIDGKSVKLYWLQRKDLKMAMTNYGGRIISLFVQDKNGNAIDVNIGRGSIKEYMESPEAYFGATIGRVGNRIANGRFAINGNEYTLPTNDNKNTLHGGYKGFQDVVWDAEQPNGYTLILTYPSPDMEEGFPGNLQAKVIYSLTEKNAVKIEYEATTDKPTVVNLTNHAYFNLNGEGSGSILDHKLQINADRFTPVDAGLIPTGELSDVASTPFDFRKPHTIGERIKAINEQLEFGKGYDHNYVLNSDENGLHQAAKVVGDKSGVVMEVFTEEPGIQFYSGNFMASKNTLKSGAKDDFRTAFCLETQHFPDTPNQPGFPSIQLNPGEIYHTVTEYKFSVE is encoded by the coding sequence ATGATCATTCGGTCAAAAATTAAAATTCTCAGACGGGCAATAGCTTTGTTTATAGTTCTATTGTGTATATCGTGCAAAACAAAACAGGAAAACAAAAGCGATACCCTAGCAGCCGCAATATTCAGTACCATAAAAGATGAAGATTTTGATACAACAATTGATGGTAAATCCGTAAAACTGTACTGGTTGCAGCGGAAGGATTTAAAAATGGCGATGACCAACTATGGGGGACGCATCATAAGCCTTTTTGTGCAAGACAAAAATGGGAATGCAATTGACGTAAACATAGGTCGCGGTAGTATTAAGGAATACATGGAATCACCCGAAGCCTATTTTGGGGCAACCATTGGTAGGGTAGGTAACCGTATTGCAAATGGTAGGTTTGCCATAAACGGAAATGAATATACCCTGCCTACCAACGACAATAAAAATACCCTACATGGGGGCTACAAAGGATTTCAAGATGTGGTGTGGGATGCCGAACAACCCAATGGGTATACATTGATTTTAACGTACCCCTCTCCTGATATGGAAGAAGGTTTCCCCGGGAATTTACAAGCGAAGGTAATCTACTCGCTCACTGAAAAAAATGCGGTTAAGATTGAATATGAAGCGACTACGGATAAACCTACGGTGGTAAATTTAACCAACCATGCCTATTTTAACCTCAATGGGGAAGGAAGCGGTTCAATCTTGGACCATAAGCTGCAAATCAATGCGGACCGATTCACCCCAGTTGATGCAGGACTCATTCCCACTGGAGAGTTGAGTGATGTAGCCTCAACCCCCTTCGATTTTAGGAAGCCTCATACGATTGGTGAGCGTATTAAAGCAATCAATGAACAACTGGAATTTGGCAAGGGGTATGACCACAACTATGTTTTAAATAGCGATGAAAATGGCTTACATCAAGCAGCAAAGGTTGTGGGGGATAAATCGGGAGTTGTCATGGAGGTGTTTACCGAAGAACCGGGAATCCAATTTTACAGCGGAAACTTTATGGCTTCAAAGAATACTTTGAAATCTGGTGCCAAGGACGACTTCCGAACAGCGTTTTGTCTGGAGACCCAGCATTTTCCGGACACACCGAACCAACCAGGATTTCCATCCATACAACTCAATCCGGGTGAGATCTACCACACGGTTACAGAATACAAGTTTTCAGTGGAATAA
- a CDS encoding UDP-glucose--hexose-1-phosphate uridylyltransferase — translation MADNQLNQIPHRRYNILTGEWVLVSPHRTKRPWQGKQEKLSTLDKPSYDKECYLCPGNVRAGGQANPNYGDVFSFVNDFSALLPDTSMEVYNKGLLMGKSEAGICKVVCFSPDHSLTLPQMEVSAIEKVVSLWQSEYSELGKAPGINHIQIFENKGAIMGCSNPHPHGQIWAQGSVPREVEKKTIHQKEHWEKNQRSLLGDYLEQELELGERIVAENDYFVALVPYWAVWPYEMMIIPRKHHQNISQMNGKEKRDFAEMIKIVTTKYDNLFETLFPYSSGIHQRPTDGEEHPEWHFHMSFYPPLLRSATVKKFMVGYEMFADPQRDITAEQAAMALAQLPTEHYTKMEGH, via the coding sequence ATGGCTGATAACCAATTGAACCAAATACCGCACCGTAGGTATAATATTCTTACTGGAGAGTGGGTACTGGTTTCGCCACACCGCACCAAACGGCCATGGCAGGGCAAACAGGAAAAACTGTCCACCTTGGACAAACCATCCTACGATAAGGAATGTTATCTGTGCCCTGGAAATGTCAGGGCAGGCGGGCAGGCCAATCCCAATTATGGGGATGTATTCAGTTTTGTCAATGATTTTTCAGCTTTGCTTCCCGATACATCGATGGAGGTATATAACAAGGGACTTTTAATGGGAAAAAGCGAGGCCGGTATTTGCAAGGTGGTCTGCTTTTCACCCGACCATTCCTTGACACTCCCCCAAATGGAAGTTTCCGCAATTGAAAAAGTGGTCTCCCTTTGGCAAAGTGAATATTCAGAATTGGGAAAAGCCCCGGGCATTAATCATATTCAGATCTTTGAGAACAAGGGGGCCATCATGGGCTGCAGCAACCCCCATCCCCATGGACAGATCTGGGCACAGGGTTCCGTTCCGCGGGAAGTGGAGAAGAAGACCATCCATCAAAAAGAGCATTGGGAAAAGAACCAAAGGAGCCTTTTGGGGGATTATCTGGAACAAGAACTGGAACTGGGGGAGCGGATAGTCGCGGAGAATGATTATTTTGTGGCACTGGTGCCCTATTGGGCGGTATGGCCCTATGAGATGATGATCATTCCCAGAAAACACCATCAGAATATTTCACAAATGAATGGAAAGGAAAAGAGGGATTTTGCAGAGATGATAAAAATAGTAACTACCAAGTACGACAATCTCTTTGAGACTTTGTTCCCCTATTCATCGGGGATTCACCAGCGGCCTACAGACGGGGAGGAGCATCCCGAATGGCATTTTCACATGTCGTTCTACCCACCTTTGTTGCGTTCGGCCACGGTAAAAAAATTCATGGTTGGCTACGAAATGTTCGCCGACCCACAGCGGGACATCACCGCTGAACAGGCAGCCATGGCCTTGGCCCAGCTCCCAACGGAACACTATACCAAAATGGAGGGCCATTGA
- a CDS encoding glycoside hydrolase family 2 TIM barrel-domain containing protein — translation MKRILITGLFLCAILVANAQENVLEKNKWSKEKASEWYAKQKWITGANFVPSTAINQLEMWQSSTFDPETIDRELGYAEGIGFNTMRVYLHSLAYKANPKDFKKNMETYLEIADKHGIKTMFVFFDDVWGKEPKIGKQPEPVTGTHNSGWVQDPGDPASKNEENFAALEIYVKDILNTFANDDRVLLWDLYNEPGNTDKLTSSMPLLKAIFTWAREVNPSQPLSAGLWRWDFQELNEFQAANSDILTYHHYDDEKKHQHVINLLKTHGRPMICTEYMARTNNSRFSNVLPVLKKENIGAINWGLVNGKSNTIYAWNTPIEDGAEPVEWFHDIFRKDGTPYRQDEVDLIKKLNDEGK, via the coding sequence ATGAAGCGAATATTGATTACTGGGCTGTTTTTATGTGCAATCCTTGTGGCAAATGCCCAAGAAAATGTTCTGGAAAAGAATAAATGGTCAAAAGAAAAAGCGAGTGAATGGTACGCCAAACAAAAATGGATTACCGGTGCCAATTTTGTTCCCAGTACAGCAATTAACCAATTGGAAATGTGGCAATCCAGCACATTTGACCCAGAGACTATTGATCGTGAGTTGGGCTATGCCGAAGGTATAGGGTTCAACACCATGAGAGTATACCTGCACAGTTTGGCCTATAAAGCAAATCCAAAGGACTTCAAGAAAAATATGGAAACCTATTTGGAAATTGCAGACAAGCACGGTATCAAAACCATGTTTGTGTTCTTTGATGACGTTTGGGGGAAAGAGCCAAAAATTGGCAAGCAACCTGAACCCGTTACAGGAACCCATAATTCGGGATGGGTGCAAGATCCGGGAGACCCGGCATCCAAGAATGAAGAAAATTTTGCAGCCTTGGAAATCTATGTAAAGGATATCCTGAACACTTTCGCCAATGATGATCGTGTACTTCTGTGGGATCTTTACAATGAACCCGGGAACACGGACAAACTCACAAGTTCCATGCCCCTGTTAAAAGCGATTTTCACTTGGGCACGAGAAGTCAATCCGAGCCAACCATTGAGTGCAGGCCTTTGGCGCTGGGATTTTCAGGAACTCAATGAGTTCCAGGCAGCCAATTCAGACATTCTTACCTATCACCATTATGATGATGAGAAAAAACACCAGCATGTAATCAATTTGCTAAAGACACATGGGCGCCCCATGATCTGTACCGAATATATGGCACGGACCAACAACAGCAGATTCTCCAATGTTTTGCCTGTTCTCAAAAAGGAGAATATCGGAGCTATTAACTGGGGGTTGGTCAATGGAAAATCCAACACCATATATGCATGGAACACTCCCATTGAAGATGGAGCTGAGCCTGTTGAATGGTTTCACGACATATTTAGAAAGGACGGTACTCCCTATAGACAAGATGAAGTTGATTTAATTAAAAAATTAAACGATGAGGGGAAATGA
- a CDS encoding bifunctional 4-hydroxy-2-oxoglutarate aldolase/2-dehydro-3-deoxy-phosphogluconate aldolase: MKKEKILYRLLEEKIISIVRLKNGEMTASVIDHLIQGGIKTLEVTSNTPNFDVEIRKARKKYPDILIGAGTITNQSQAFKAIEAGSQFLVTPNTNKAVVDVAKKADIPVVMGALTPTEIANAIDFGADIIKLFPANQFGTGYFKSLKGPFSSTNFFAVGGIGIANIGDWFESGIDGVGIGSTLVPSEVATKEDLNAIKISASKFVERLKS, translated from the coding sequence ATGAAGAAAGAAAAAATACTATATAGACTCTTGGAGGAAAAAATCATTTCAATTGTTCGCCTTAAAAATGGCGAAATGACAGCTAGTGTCATTGACCACCTCATACAAGGGGGAATCAAGACACTTGAAGTTACCTCCAATACACCAAATTTTGATGTTGAAATTAGAAAAGCACGGAAGAAATACCCAGATATCTTAATTGGGGCCGGTACAATCACCAACCAAAGCCAAGCATTTAAAGCAATTGAAGCCGGGTCTCAATTTTTGGTTACGCCCAATACCAATAAAGCCGTAGTGGATGTGGCAAAAAAGGCTGATATACCAGTGGTCATGGGAGCTTTGACCCCAACCGAGATAGCCAATGCTATTGATTTTGGGGCCGATATCATCAAACTTTTCCCGGCAAATCAGTTTGGTACGGGCTATTTTAAATCTTTGAAAGGTCCCTTTTCCAGTACTAATTTTTTTGCTGTTGGTGGTATAGGGATTGCCAATATCGGCGATTGGTTTGAATCAGGGATTGATGGTGTTGGCATTGGAAGTACGTTGGTTCCATCAGAAGTTGCAACGAAAGAAGATTTGAATGCGATCAAAATTAGTGCATCAAAGTTTGTGGAACGTCTAAAAAGCTAA
- a CDS encoding FadR/GntR family transcriptional regulator: MNLFQPIENRGPLSKQVEEELTRAIRKGQYQPLQKLPTENELCSIFNVSRTVVREAIKGLNAKGIVEVKKGSGAYVSEMSIKNASETLNMFFKLSSDQDVMLSTIDSRAMIEPMIAAKSALVRTEDHLAQLQENIQKMKQCPLENKRKEAELDNQFHRILLDCVDNPVLHLLVDPIFNLMPKFKLGVFAKSVEGNLEKDKEEMMHYHQLIADAIISQDAKKAENFMREHLRITRENYIKALKQ, translated from the coding sequence ATGAATTTGTTTCAACCCATAGAAAATCGTGGACCCCTTAGCAAACAGGTTGAAGAAGAACTGACCAGAGCAATCAGAAAAGGTCAATATCAGCCCTTGCAGAAGTTACCGACTGAGAATGAACTCTGTTCCATTTTTAATGTAAGCAGAACTGTGGTTCGAGAGGCTATCAAAGGATTAAATGCAAAGGGAATTGTAGAAGTGAAAAAGGGGAGTGGGGCTTATGTTTCTGAGATGAGTATTAAAAATGCCTCCGAAACATTGAACATGTTCTTTAAGTTGTCATCCGATCAAGATGTAATGTTGAGTACCATTGATTCGAGGGCTATGATCGAACCGATGATAGCCGCAAAATCAGCCCTCGTTAGAACAGAAGATCATTTGGCTCAATTGCAAGAGAATATTCAAAAGATGAAGCAATGCCCTTTGGAAAATAAAAGGAAAGAGGCTGAGCTCGACAACCAATTCCACCGTATCCTACTTGATTGTGTTGACAATCCTGTGTTGCATTTGTTAGTGGATCCCATATTTAATCTTATGCCAAAATTTAAACTTGGGGTTTTTGCAAAATCCGTTGAGGGGAATCTTGAAAAGGATAAGGAGGAGATGATGCATTATCATCAATTGATAGCGGATGCAATAATTTCCCAAGATGCGAAAAAAGCTGAGAATTTTATGAGGGAACACTTAAGGATAACCCGTGAGAATTATATAAAGGCATTAAAACAATGA
- the galK gene encoding galactokinase translates to MEKKINGDLDVAELAYDLEVSSPGRVNLIGEHTDYNDGFVLPAAIDKSITMRFRVNGSNTRCTIKSKGFDSVLIVDFAKLDKGTEGWHNYVLGVLNEMQLLTKDLKGFDCEMETDIPVGSGVSSSAALECGLAFGLNELFDLGLDRWQIIKLGQRAEHNFVGTQCGIMDQFASVMGRKNHSMLLDCQSLDFEYIPTKMDPYVILMLNTNVKHNLSTSGYNDRKEESSSGLKIIAERYGVPNSFRDITIDMINSCREELGDVRYRRCSYVLEENQRVLKAVEHLKNNDLTNLGKLLYESHQGQSKKYEVSCPELDFLVDFSRDWKEVLGARMVGGGFGGCTLNIIHKEAVDSFVSAVSEAYKKKFSIELSPFQTVPSEGTAIIKKHG, encoded by the coding sequence ATGGAGAAAAAAATAAATGGCGACCTGGATGTCGCAGAATTAGCATACGACCTGGAGGTCTCCTCGCCCGGGAGGGTCAACTTAATTGGGGAGCACACAGACTACAATGATGGGTTTGTGCTGCCGGCCGCCATTGATAAGTCCATTACCATGAGGTTTAGGGTCAATGGCAGTAATACCAGGTGCACCATAAAGAGCAAGGGCTTTGACAGTGTTTTGATCGTTGATTTTGCCAAATTAGACAAGGGCACTGAAGGTTGGCACAATTATGTGCTGGGCGTTTTAAATGAGATGCAGTTGCTCACAAAGGACCTAAAGGGATTTGACTGTGAAATGGAGACGGATATACCCGTGGGATCGGGGGTGAGCTCCTCCGCAGCACTGGAATGTGGGCTAGCCTTTGGATTGAATGAGCTTTTCGACTTAGGACTTGATCGCTGGCAAATAATCAAACTTGGTCAAAGGGCTGAACATAACTTTGTGGGCACCCAATGCGGTATCATGGATCAGTTTGCTTCCGTTATGGGGCGAAAAAATCATTCTATGCTACTAGATTGCCAATCACTGGATTTTGAGTACATTCCCACCAAGATGGACCCCTATGTAATCTTGATGCTCAACACCAATGTCAAACATAATCTTTCCACAAGTGGTTATAATGATAGGAAGGAGGAAAGCTCTTCCGGTCTTAAGATTATTGCCGAACGTTATGGAGTACCCAATTCATTTAGGGATATAACCATCGACATGATCAACAGCTGCAGGGAGGAACTGGGCGATGTAAGGTACCGAAGGTGCAGTTATGTACTTGAAGAGAACCAAAGGGTCCTGAAAGCTGTGGAGCACCTGAAGAACAATGATTTAACCAACTTGGGAAAACTTTTATATGAGTCCCACCAGGGGCAGAGCAAAAAATATGAGGTCAGTTGCCCAGAGCTTGATTTTTTGGTGGATTTCTCAAGGGATTGGAAAGAAGTACTTGGCGCCCGGATGGTAGGAGGCGGTTTTGGCGGATGCACCTTGAACATTATCCATAAGGAAGCCGTTGACAGTTTTGTGAGCGCGGTAAGCGAGGCCTACAAAAAGAAATTTTCAATTGAACTTTCACCGTTCCAAACCGTTCCCAGTGAAGGGACAGCAATCATAAAAAAGCATGGCTGA
- a CDS encoding sodium/sugar symporter: MESSFEFWDYLVFVLYALVILTVGLWVSRTKKGGEKSTEDYFLASKALPWWAIGASLIAANISAEQFIGMSGSGFALGLGIASYEWMGALTLLIVGKYFLPVFIEKELYTIPEFIEKRFSSNLKSILAVFWVCLYIFVNLTSVLYLGGLALETILGIDMIYAIIGLGLFAAAYSLYGGLAAVAWTDIIQVVFLVLGGLVTTYLALDTVSGGHGVMAGLQTVFDTVPGHFDMILDKTNPEYINLPGIGVLVGGLWVANLYYWGFNQYIIQRTLAAKSLKESQKGILFAAFLKLIIPLIVVIPGIAAYVIVNDPGLLSGLGEQGLANIPSSGASDKAYPWLMQFLPTGLKGVAIAALAAAIVSSLASMLNSTSTIFTMDIYKQHINYGASNRKLVGVGRLSAAGALIIAMVVAPLLGGLDQAFQFIQEYTGVVSPGILAVFLLGLFWKKTTNRGAIIGVLISIPIAMFFKVGPKGWAGGSALEPLFPSLPWMDQMGLTCLITMAVIMLASYVQTNGKDDPKGIELKKETFRTGPLFNIVAFCIMIVLTVIYALLW, translated from the coding sequence ATGGAAAGCAGTTTTGAATTTTGGGACTATCTGGTCTTCGTGCTATACGCACTGGTGATATTGACAGTGGGACTTTGGGTCTCACGGACCAAGAAGGGGGGTGAGAAGAGCACTGAGGACTATTTTTTGGCAAGCAAGGCGTTGCCGTGGTGGGCCATTGGAGCTTCACTGATAGCGGCGAACATTTCAGCGGAACAGTTCATCGGTATGTCGGGTTCAGGTTTTGCCCTTGGGCTGGGGATTGCATCTTATGAATGGATGGGCGCTCTGACGCTTCTCATTGTGGGAAAGTATTTCTTGCCCGTATTCATTGAAAAAGAACTGTACACCATCCCGGAATTCATTGAGAAACGCTTTTCTAGCAATCTAAAATCTATTTTGGCCGTGTTTTGGGTCTGTCTTTACATTTTTGTGAACCTTACCTCGGTACTGTATCTGGGAGGGCTTGCGCTGGAGACCATTTTGGGTATTGATATGATCTATGCCATTATTGGTTTGGGCCTTTTCGCAGCAGCTTACTCCCTTTACGGTGGATTGGCTGCAGTTGCTTGGACAGATATTATCCAAGTTGTGTTCTTGGTTTTAGGCGGCTTGGTCACGACCTATTTGGCATTGGATACCGTCTCGGGCGGACATGGGGTTATGGCCGGCCTCCAAACGGTCTTTGATACAGTGCCGGGTCATTTTGATATGATATTGGACAAAACCAATCCTGAATACATCAACCTGCCCGGCATAGGTGTGCTCGTTGGTGGTCTCTGGGTGGCGAATCTCTACTACTGGGGGTTCAACCAGTACATCATCCAACGAACGCTTGCTGCCAAATCCCTGAAGGAATCGCAAAAGGGGATATTATTTGCAGCTTTCTTGAAATTGATCATCCCCTTGATTGTTGTAATCCCTGGAATCGCGGCCTACGTCATCGTCAATGATCCAGGTCTATTATCGGGCCTCGGGGAACAGGGATTGGCCAACATCCCCTCTTCGGGGGCTTCGGACAAGGCCTACCCATGGTTGATGCAGTTCCTGCCCACAGGACTCAAGGGTGTTGCCATTGCGGCCCTTGCAGCGGCCATCGTGTCATCATTGGCCTCCATGTTGAATTCCACCTCAACCATCTTCACCATGGACATCTACAAACAACACATAAACTATGGCGCAAGCAATAGGAAGCTTGTCGGGGTAGGACGGCTCTCAGCAGCGGGTGCACTGATTATTGCCATGGTCGTGGCTCCACTTTTGGGAGGATTGGACCAAGCCTTTCAATTTATACAGGAATATACTGGAGTGGTGAGCCCCGGTATCCTGGCTGTGTTCTTATTGGGACTTTTTTGGAAAAAGACGACCAACAGAGGTGCCATTATTGGGGTTTTGATCTCCATACCCATCGCCATGTTCTTCAAGGTTGGCCCAAAGGGCTGGGCCGGGGGAAGTGCGCTTGAACCCCTTTTTCCATCTTTGCCATGGATGGACCAAATGGGCCTAACCTGTCTTATCACCATGGCGGTCATCATGCTGGCCAGTTATGTACAAACCAATGGCAAGGATGACCCCAAGGGGATAGAACTAAAAAAGGAAACCTTCAGGACCGGACCGTTGTTCAACATTGTGGCCTTTTGCATCATGATAGTCCTGACGGTCATTTATGCCCTGTTGTGGTAA